Proteins encoded together in one Gammaproteobacteria bacterium window:
- a CDS encoding HU family DNA-binding protein, protein MATKQNAASSVNAVKKPPTKSEILNHIADDTGISRKQAGAVLDSLQDLIGRSLKARGVGLFNLPGLMKIKVVKKPATKARKGTNPFTGEETVFKAKPARKAVKIQPLKALKDMV, encoded by the coding sequence ATGGCTACCAAACAAAACGCCGCGAGTTCCGTCAATGCCGTAAAAAAACCGCCAACCAAATCAGAAATTCTGAATCACATCGCCGACGACACGGGTATTAGTCGCAAACAGGCTGGCGCCGTGCTGGATTCGCTACAGGATCTTATAGGGAGAAGTTTGAAAGCGCGCGGCGTGGGGCTTTTCAATCTGCCGGGCCTGATGAAGATAAAGGTCGTCAAGAAACCCGCCACCAAGGCGCGCAAGGGTACTAACCCGTTCACTGGAGAAGAAACCGTATTCAAGGCCAAGCCGGCGCGCAAGGCCGTTAAGATTCAGCCGCTCAAAGCCCTGAAAGATATGGTCTGA